ATGAAAAGGCCTGCCAAGAATATAACCTTTGGTTTAAGAATTTTTTTCTTGATCCAAATTTAAAGGGAACTTATCCTCCAGTATTTCAGCAGTGATTAGCAATGCAAGGATTAAGCGATATTATTCAATCAGGGGACATGGAGCTATTAAAAAATAATTGTGTAGATTTAATCGGTTGAAATTATTATCGTCCAGCTTATATTTCTCGTGATGATTATCAAGAAAAACAAGGGGAAATGCAAATTACCAGTAAAACATTTTTTGTTAAAGGTTTTAAACAAGTCTTTCCAAAAGAAAATGTCCGCTATACAAGTTGAAATTGAATTATTGATCCGACAATGTTAGGACCAGGAGCACAAGCGTTATGAGCGGAATATCAAAAGCCGTTGATGATTGTGGAAAATGGTTTAGGAGCCTTTGATGATAAAAGTGGGGAATTAATCTTAGATTATAACCGGGCCGAATATCTAAGTTTACATTTTGCGGAAGTAAAAAAAGCAATTGCCCAAGGAGTTAAATTCATTGGCTATTCATTATGAACCTACTGTGATATTTTTTCCCCAAGTGGAGGTTATCGCAAAGATTATGGTTTAGTAGCAGTTGATTTTAATAGCCCGAATAAAACCAGAATGCCAAAGTTATCTTATGTGTGATATCAAAGGTTAATTAATAGTGGAGGTGAAAATCTCGCCCACGATGATCATGATACATTACAACAATTATTAAAAGATGAGTTATCAACATGAGACTTTTGGTATCAGTAAGGAGTCAAAGAAAATGCGAATAGTATGTATTGGCGCTGGGCGAATTGTCAAATGATTTTGTGAAGATTTAGCCTTTAGTAAATATCGTGATAAAATTAAATTGTATGGAATTTACAATCGAACGAAGCAGAAAGCAGAAATTTATCAAGAAAATTATCAGTTTGAAATTGTTTATGAAGATTTAACAGCAGTAATTGCTGATAAAAATAATTATGATTTAGTATATGTTGGAACTAGTGATGAGACGCATTATCAAATCGCGAAATTATTACTGTCCGCTCAAATTCCAGTTTTTTGTGAAAAACCCTTAGCCTTAAGTTATCATGAAGCCCAAGAGTTATATCAAATTGCCCAAGACCAGCAAGTACTGTTATTTGATGGAATAAAAACTGGGTTTTCCCCAGCTTATCAAGCAATGAAAGCTGATATTCAGGCGGGGTTAATTGGCAAAGTACAATATTTGCGGGCTAGTCATGCCAAAATTTCAACAAGTGGACAGATCCCTAATCCTCAAAGCAATGATCAAAACTTTGCTGGCTTACATCTTGCTGGGGGAGTTTATGCTTTATTTATTGGCCTTGATATTTTAGGCCCAATTAAAACAACGATGCACCTAAATAATTCTTATCCAAATCACCCAGCAATTTCAACTTCTGTTTTAACAAACCGACATCAAAATAATGGTATTTCAACAATTATTGCGAGTGATAGTTTAACAAGTGATTTATCAGCAGAAATTCTCGGAACAAAGGGTTACATTAAATTGGGTGGTAATTTAGCAAAATATAATCAAGATTATCGGAAAGATTCTTGCCATATGGCTTATACTTACCAAGTATATGATACTAATGGCAACATTCTAAAAAATGTAGATCTACCTTTAACAACAAAAGGGGAAGGGCTTTTTTTAGAAATTGATCATCTATATGAATTATGAATAAACAAGCAATTAGCATCCCCAATTGTACCCCCAACAATTTCGCTAGCGATAATAGAGATTTTAGCAAAAACAAATAATACAAATGATTATGAAGTAGTTGCTATTAAAGGAGGAAAAAGTGAATAAAATTTTAGTAATTGATTTAGGAGGAACATCTGCGAAATGTGCTGTTTTTGCTGATAATAAAGCAATGTTGTTAGAATTTAAAGTTAAGACCGAAATTACAAATATTTTACCTAATTTAAAAGCAGTAATTAGTGAACAATTAACTGGGAATGGGATGCTTTGAACTGAAATTAGCGCGATTGGTTTTGCCTTACCAGGTTTTTTAGATGATAAAACTGGTGTTGTAACATTAGCTAGCAATTTGGGGTGAAAAGACTTTCCGATTCGCCAAGAAGCGGAGGCTCTTTTCCAAAAACAAATTTTTATTATTAACGATGCTAATGCCGCAGCGTTAGGAGAATTTTGAAATAAAACAGATCAAACAATTCATTCTTTAGCATTATATACGTTAGGGACAGGAATTGGTGGGGGCTTGATTCTAAATGACCAACTCTGAACAGGAGCAACTGGTTATGCAGGAGAATTTGGTCATGGGGGCAATTTCCAAAATGAATTTCCGTGTAGTTGTGGCTTAGAACATTGCATTGAACCACTTTCTTCGGCAACAGGATTAACAAAGTTAATTAATCGTAAAGCAAGGACTGAACCAAATAGTTCGTTGGGAAAATTAGCCCACCGTCTCCGTCATTCATTAGGATTAGGGAATATTAAATCCTTGTTAGAAAACCATGACCAAGAAACTATTGCTGTCCTGGAAAAAGGTCTGGAACCATTGGCCCAGCATATTGCTACTTTGATTTATGTTATTAACCCCGCTTTAATTATTCTAGCAGGTGGGGTGACAAATTTAGGGCCAGAATTGTTAACAATTATTACTAATTTGGTCCATCGTGTAACAGGAAAATTTTTATGAAAAACCTTTGATCTTAAAATCTCAGCTTTACAAGATAAAGCGGGAATGTATGGGGCAGCATATTTTGCCTTTAAAAATTTAAATTTATTGTAAAATGATATTAAGGAGTAAGAAAATGGAAAAATTAAATTTTGAAGAAATCTCATTTGGGATTATTACATATGCAGGAATGGCAAAATCAAATGCCTTAATTGCCATTACAAAAGCAAAAACAGGAGGTATTATTGAAGCTGAAAAACTAATTACTGAAGCAGAACAGCATATTATTGAAGCCGAAAAAACACATATGAATGTTATTCAACAAGAGGCCCAAGGAGTCAAACATCAAATCCCGGTCTTATTTATGCACGCAGAAGATCAAATGATGAGTGCCCAAATGGTAATTGAATTGGCAAAAGAATTTATTAGTTTATACCAAATTTTAAAAACAAAAAATTTACTTGATTAAGGAGGAAGCAAAATGGCAATTGGAGTTAGTATCTATCCCCATTTATTAATAGGGAAAGAAAAAGAATTAGAACAATATTTAGTAAAATGTGCCAACGGAGGGATCCAAATTATTTTTACAACAATGATTAACTTTAAAAAAGATAATTTAGAGTTAATTACGTTGTTTAAAAAAATGACCAACAGGGCCAAAAAATTAGGGATAATGGTTTATGGCGATATTAATGGCGAAGTTTATCAAGAATTTGGATTGGATAAAAATAATCGTGAGCAATTAATGCGTTTTTTCAAAGATGAACTAGGTTTAACTGGTTTGCGTTTTGATGATGGAATTGATGGGGTTGGAATTGCTAAACTATCAAATAATCCCGATCAGTTTAAAATTATTTTAAATGCTGCGTCCCCTTCACTTGAATTAGAGTATTTAATTTCATTAGGAGCAAATAAAGATAATCTGCTTTCTTGTTGAAACTTTTACCCGCAACGCTATACAGGGGCTGGGGTGGATTACTTTTTAGACAACCTTGATTATATTAAAAATAATGGGGTTAAAGTCCAAGCGTTTGTTGCTTTACAACGCGATGATGCCCAAGGGCCATGAATTCACAATGATAAATTGCCAACGTTGGAACTTCATCGCGATGAAAGTTTAAACTTCCAAATTCGTCATTTAAATGCGCTTGGTGTTGACGATATTATTGTTTCAACCCAATTTTTAAATGACGAAGAATTTAAAGAACTTAAAAATCTCAATTTAACAAAAGTATACTTTAATTTACTGCCTAATCAGAATTTGACTTTAGCAGAGTTAGAAATTTTAAATGACCATACAGTCCACTTTGTTCGCCCCGATTTAGCCGAATTTGTGATTCGTAGTACTTTTTCACGATTAAAATACCAAGGGGTTAATATTATTGCTCAGAACGAACAACCGCAGTATTTTGAACCAGGAGATGTTTTAATTTTAAACGATAAAGCCCAAAATTATACGGGGGAATTACAAATTGTTTTAAAACAAATTAAGAATGATGGAATCCGTAATTTAGTTGGGAAACTATCACCAGTGGAAGGATATCTAATTGAAACACTAGAACCAAATCAAGAGTTTGCGTTTAACCTTTTAGATAATTAAGTTAATTTTAAAAAAGATTTGATATTGCTAGGGCAAATGTGTTAAAATCTAATAAATTTGAAGGAGTTAGAAGATAATGGCATTTACAGTAATTAAGCATCCATTAATTTTGGATAAGTTGACAAGAATGAGAAAAAAAGATAGTAATTCAAAAGTTTTTAAAGAAAACTTAGATGAAATTGCCCAATTAATGGCCTATGAGATTTTTCAAACAATTGAGTTAAAAGAATTTGAAATTGAAACACCAGTTGCTGTGACAAAAGGTTATAAAATTGCGAAAGATATTGTCTTATTTCCGATTTTACGTGCTGGTTTAGGAATGGTTGATGGAATTGTTAAATTAGTTCCAAATGCTAAAATCGGTCATATTGGCTTATACCGTGATGAAACTACATTAGAACCTCATGAGTATTTTGCGAAAAAACCACAGAATATTAAAGAAGCTACTGTATTAGTTCTTGACCCAATGTTAGCAACTGGGGGTAGTGCAAATATGGCAATTGATAAAGTCAAAGAATGAGGGGCAACAAATATTAAACTAGTTTGTTTAGTAGCTGCTCCAGAAGGAAAAGAAAATGTTGAAAAACATCATCCCGATATTGATATTTATGTTGCAGCGTTAGATGAAAAATTAGACAGTAAAGGTTATATTATTCCTGGGTTGGGTGATGCTGGAGATCGTATTTTTGGAACAAAATAAAATTTCTAATTGAAAAAATCGCTTTAAAGGTGTAGAATGTAAAATGTCATTGATAAGTATCATAATGCTCTTCGGGGCATTAATTGTTTTGACAATTTTATATTTTAGCGTTGATATCAGTTGAAATATTTATACTGGCTTAGGGTTAGGATATTTGTTTTCTCTTATAGGTTTCTTAATCATTTTATGATCATGATGATTGTTAAGTATAAGTTTAAATAAGTTCCTCTTTGTCTTGCTATATTTTTTTCGAATCTTTATCTATTTAATTCCAATTGTTATTTTTGTAAAAGCGCCAAATTCTTTTAGCATTATTACCTTAGCAATTGGTTTAGTAATTTATCCACTATCAGCGTTATTGGTAAATATTAAATTGCCTCTAAAACGTCGTAAAGTAAGAAAGGAAGTGGCAAATTGTGAATAATAAGAGTTTTATACTTGCCAACTTAATTCCCGATGAAACGCAAAGCGGGATGGGGGCATGAAGTTATACTATTTTATTACCACAATTAATTACAATTGTTATTACAACTTTTATTATCATGATGCTTTCAATTGGTTACTATAAGCGCTTAAAAAGACTAGGTCCAACCGATGTACCTGGGGGTCTAGTTTTGTTTGCCGAAATATCAATCAAATGAGTTGAACAACAAGTTGTTGAATTAATGGGGCCAAAATATAAATCATTAACAATTTATGTAATGTACTTATTGTTATATATTGGAATTGGAAACTTAATGTCAGTTGTAGGCTTTGAGTCAATTGCAACAGCCTATACCGTACCATTATCAATGGGGTTAGTTACTTTTATTGGGATTTATTACTTTGGGATTAAATACCATAAAATTGTTTTCTTTAAAAAATATATTGTTAATCCCCTTGAATTATTAACGCAGTTTGTGCCATTGATCTCAATTTCATTCCGTTTATTTGGGAATCTTTTAGGAGGATCAATCATTATGGCCTTATTTTCTTCGTTAATGGGCTTTATTTGAGGACAAATTCCTTATATTGGTCCAGTTGATTTATTATCAGGAGTTACCTTACCATTTTTAAGTTTGTATTTTGATATTTTTGATGGAATTATTCAAGCCTATATTTTTGCCATCTTAACAATTTCCTACTGAGCGTTAGAGATCAAAGAAGAAGGCAATAAAAGTAGTGAGGAGCGGGTGGTTGCCGTCAAGCGCAAGCCACTTAGTAAAAAAGAATTAAAAATTGCTCAAAAAGCATAAAAAAGTATTAAAATATTTTTATAGATTAAAAGAAAAAGGAGAAAGAAAAATGTTTGAATTAATGTCAAATTTTGTAGGAATGTTAATGTTTGCTGAAATGACAGGAGATATTACCAAAGGACTAGCATACTTAGGATCAGGAATTGCAGCGATTGGTTGTTTAGGGGCCGGAATTGGGCAAGGATATACTGGGGGAAAAGCAGTTGAAGCTGTTTCACGTAACCCAGAAGTTGAAGGGAAAGTTCGTACCTTATTTATTGTTGCTGCGGCGATTTCAGAATCAGGAGCAATTTATGCGTTAGTTATTTCAATTATTTTAGCTTTCGTTGTTGCTTAAGCACACCTTGTAACAAAAGAGATTATTTATTAATTTAGAAGAAAGAGGTTGAGGGGATATGTTAATGTTATTGTCAAGTACAGTTAATCCAGCGGAAATTATTAATCAGTTATTTCCTAATTTATGGGTTTTTATTGCCCATATTATTGCGACAATAATTTTATTAATTTTATTGTCAAAATGAGTTTACAACCCATTTCGTAAAGCAATGCGTGCTCGTCGTCAAAAAATTCAAGAAATGATTACGGATGCTGCTGATAAACAAACAAAGGCAACAATTAAAGAAAAAACAGCCCTTGAAATGTTAACAACAGCAAAAGTTGACGCTTCTTCAATTATTTCAGAAGCTCGTGCTGAAGCGGAAGCCAAAAAACATAATCTCTTAGATGAAACAAAAAAAGAAATTGTGCATTTGAATGAACAAGCACGAAAAGAATTAGCAAAAGAAAAAGAGCAATATCAAGATGATATTCGTAAAGCAATTATTAATACAGCGTTTGATGCGGCGCAGCATCTGTTAGAAAAAGAAATTAACAAGGAAAAACATCAAAAAATTATTGAAGATTTTATTGATAATTTAAACTAAGATTATGAAAATTAGTGAACGATTTATTTATAATTATGCCGCCGCCTTGATGAATATTGCTAGTGAAGATGATAAAGTAAAACACTATTTAGCAGTATCAAATTTAATAGTTGAAATATTAAAAAAATATCCAATTTATATCAAAATTATCAGTAACGTTGATATTCCAAAGCAAGAACGCAAAGATGTTTTGAAAGAAGCATTTGGGAAAGTAATTGACGTTAAGATTTTGCATGCCCTTTATTTACTAATTGATCGCGAAGCTTTTAGCGTGGTTCGACCAATTTTTAAACAATTAAGAAAATTAATTAATTTAAAAAATGATGTTCGCTATGGAAAGGTTTTCTCAGCATTACCATTATCGGATGAACAAATTGAAATAATTGAGGCAAAAATTAGTCAAAAGTTTGGTTATCATATTGAATTAGTTAATAAGATTGATAAAAAAATTATTGCGGGAATTAAAATTAAGGTTAAAGATGAAATTATTGATGGTTCAATTGCTGGGCAATTAGAAGCAATGCGCGCTAAAACTTTGAATAATAAATAGAAATTGGGGGAACATGATGAGTTTAAAAATAAATGAAATTTCCGAAATTATTAAAAAACAAATTGAGGAATATGGTAAAAAAATTGAAATTCATGAAGAAGGATCTGTTGTTTCAATTGGGGACGGAATTGCCTTACTAGAAGGTTTAGATAACGCAATGATGGGAGAATTACTAATTTTTCCGCATAATGTCTATGGAATGGTCTTAAATTTAGAAGACGGCGCTGTTGGTGCTGTTTTAATGGGAGATGATTGAAAAGTAAAAGAAGGGGATCGTGTTCGTCGTTCACAAAAAGTTGTTGAAACACCAGTTGGGGATGCTTTATTAGGGCGAGTTGTTAATGCCTTAGGACAACCAATTGATGGGAAAGGACCATTAAAAGCAACAAAAACTCGTCCAGTTGAACGAATTGCCCCAGGGGTTATGACTCGTCAATCAGTTACAGAACCAATGGAAACAGGAATTATTGTGATTGATGCGATGATTCCAATTGGAAAAGGACAACGGGAATTAATTATTGGAGACCGCCAAACCGGAAAAACAGCCATTGCAATTGATACAATTTTGAACCAAAAAGGGAAAAATGTTAAATGTATTTATGTTGCAATTGGACAAAAAGCTTCAACAATTGTTCAGTTAGTTGAAAAATTACGAGCTGCCGGCGCAATGGATTATACAACAATTGTTTCCGCGACAGCAAGTGAACTATCACCATTACAATATTTAGCTCCTTATACGGGAGTTACAATTGGAGAAGAATGAATGGAAGCTGGGGAAGATGTTTTGATTATTTATGATGATTTATCAAAACATGCCGTAGCTTACCGAACAATGGCCTTATTATTGCACCGTCCACCAGGACGTGAAGCTTATCCTGGGGATGTTTTCTATTTACATAGTCGTTTATTGGAACGTGCAGCGCGGTTAAATAAAGACCATGGTGGGGGAAGTATTACAGCCTTACCAATTGTTGAAACACAAGCGGGTGATATTTCAGCATATATTCCGACAAATGTTATTTCAATTACCGATGGTCAAATCTTCTTAAATTCTGATCAATTTAATATGGGGAATCGTCCAGCTGTTGATGCGGGGTTATCAGTGTCACGGGTTGGTTCATCAGCACAAATTAAAGCAATGAAGCAAGTTTCGGGGTCATTAAAATTGGAATTAGCACAATATCGTGAGCTACAAGCTTTTGCGCAATTTTCTTCTGATTTAGATGAAGGAACAAAAGCAATTTTGGAACATGGAAAACGGGTAATTGAGATTTTAAAACAAAAACAATATAGTCCATTATCACAAATTGATCAAATTATTATTTTATTAGCTGTTAATAAAAAGCGAATTGACTGAATCCCAGTTAATAGTATTGCCGAGTTTAAGGATAGCTTAATTGAACATTTTCAAGGACCAGCAAAAAAATATTATGAGCAATTAGCAACAGTAAAAACTTTTGATGATAAATTAATGGATGAAGTTGACCATGAAATTATTAAAGTTGTTAAAAAAATTACAAGTAAAATCCCAGATTATAATCCAGAACATTATGGTAGTTTGGGTGAATGAAAAAAATTAATTAGTAAATAAATCGTTAGCAAGGAGGCAACAGGATGGCTGTCGGAAGTAGTTTAAAAAAAGAAATTGTTTCAATTAAGCAAATTGCCAAGATTACTAAAGCAATGAAATTAGTGGCAACAGCAAAATTAAAAAAAGCCGGAAAAAGAATTTCGACATCAAAACCCTATTTTGCTGAATTGTATACAATTTTTCATGACATTATTAGTCAAACAGATAGTTCAATTTACCAAGAAAAGAGTGGGGAATTAAAAGGCCAACGAATTTGTTGAGTTATTGTTAATTCAAACTTAGGATTATGTGGGGGTTATAATGTTAATATTAATAAATTGGTGTTAAAGGAACTTAAGCAAGGAGATTATATTATTGCAATTGGAACGAAAGCGGTTTCGTTTTATGAGAATCATAATTTCAAAGTTGAAAAAATTTATGATGATATTGATATTAATTTCACCTATGATGAAGCGCGTAATTTTGCAATGGAAATCTTATCACAATTTAATCAAGGAACCTTTAATTGTATTAAAATAGCTTATACAAAATTTATTAATAATGTTACTTTTGAACCAACAATTCTGCAATTATTACCAATTGTCAAAAAACCGCTTGGGGAAAATACAAAAGAACGGGTATTAACCGAATTTGAACCAGATCCCGAAACAATTTTAGATAATGCTGTGCCGATGTATTTAAATGCAATCTTTTTTTCAACAATTGTTGAATCACAAGTTTCAGAACAAGCCTCACGGCGCATGGCAATGGAAAATGCAACCAATAATGCTCATGATATGTTAGATAATTTATCATTAGAATATAATCGAAAACGCCAAGCAGCAATTACTCAAGAAATTTCGGAAATTATTGCCGGAGCTAATGCACAAGAAAGTTAAGAAGAGGGAAGAAAAATGGATAATAAAAACGGGAAAGTAGTACAAGTCTTAGGACCAGTTGTCGATGTTCACTTTAGTGAAGAATATTTACCAAAATTATATAATGCCATTGAATTAGATAATCATGGCGAAAAATTAGTCTTAGAAGTTGTTCAACATATTGGTGATGATATTGTCCGTACAATTGCGTTAGGACCAACAGAAGGATTAGTACGGGGGTTAGAAGTAAAAGATACAAAAGCGCCAATTACTGTCCCAGTTGGAGAAGAAGTATTGGGAAGAATGTTTAATGTTCTTGGTGATCCAATTGATGAAAAACCAGCACCAAAAACGAAATTAACTCGCCCAATTCACCGTTTGGCCCCAACATATGAAGAACAAGAACCTCTAGCAGGTATTCTAGAAACTGGAATTAAAGTTGTTGACTTATTAGTTCCATTTGCAAAAGGGGGTAAAATCGGATTATTTGGAGGAGCTGGAGTTGGAAAGACAGTTTTAGTTCAAGAGTTAATTAATAACGTGGCAAAAGCGCACGGAGGAATTTCTGTTTTTGCGGGAGTTGGAGAACGAACAAGAGAAGGAAATGATTTATACTACGAAATGATTGAAGCAGGTGTTATTGATAAAACAGCTTTAGTCTTTGGGCAAATGAATGAAACTCCAGGGGCTCGTATGCGAGTTGCCTTGACTGGTTTAACAATTGCGGAGTATTTCCGTGATGATAAAAATCAAGATGTTCTATTATTTATTGACAACATTTTCCGTTTTACCCAAGCGGGATCAGAAGTATCAGCCTTATTAGGGCGAATGCCTTCAGCGGTTGGGTATCAACCAACATTAGCAACGGAAATGGGAGCATTACAAGAACGAATTACGTCAACAAAAAAAGGAAGTATTACTTCAGTTCAAGCCGTTTATGTTCCTGCTGATGACTTAACAGATCCAGCGCCAGCAACAACGTTTACGCACTTAGATGCTAAGGTTGTTCTAGACCGGGAAATTGCAGCGTTAGGAATTTATCCTGCTGTTGATCC
The Spiroplasma chrysopicola DF-1 genome window above contains:
- the atpD gene encoding F0F1 ATP synthase subunit beta, producing MDNKNGKVVQVLGPVVDVHFSEEYLPKLYNAIELDNHGEKLVLEVVQHIGDDIVRTIALGPTEGLVRGLEVKDTKAPITVPVGEEVLGRMFNVLGDPIDEKPAPKTKLTRPIHRLAPTYEEQEPLAGILETGIKVVDLLVPFAKGGKIGLFGGAGVGKTVLVQELINNVAKAHGGISVFAGVGERTREGNDLYYEMIEAGVIDKTALVFGQMNETPGARMRVALTGLTIAEYFRDDKNQDVLLFIDNIFRFTQAGSEVSALLGRMPSAVGYQPTLATEMGALQERITSTKKGSITSVQAVYVPADDLTDPAPATTFTHLDAKVVLDREIAALGIYPAVDPLGSSSRLLDPLVIGDEHYDIARGVQTILQKFKELQSIIAILGMDELSDEDKLAVARARKIRNFLSQPFHVAEKFSGKPGKYVPVAETIRGFKEILEGKYDDLPEQAFLYVGTIEEVIKQAESMKK